The genomic DNA CAGTATTCCTATGCCATATAATGTAGCTATTATGATGGAGATAACCAGCCCAATCCCGATGTTTATCCTGCCTGCATAGTTCTTCGAAACGGATCCGAGCCTCATGGTGGAAGATCCGCCCATCATTCTCAGATTGAATCTGTATATGGCACCTATGGGCGTGGTTCCAGCAAATCTTATAGATTTCCTGACATTGGAAGATCCCGGCATAACTGACCTATAATAGTATGTTATTTTTGGAGGCCGTATTAAGTTATAGGAAAAGAAGGATGATGCAAGAAGCACATCAATAACCGTTCCAGTTATGGGATAGCCAGTAAATGTTGAAATGGGAGAGAAAGGAAAACTCACGAATCCTGGGATCAGATACCAGACAAGTATAACTCCTATGAGAATCAGTCTCTTTCTCAGATATATCTTTCTGAGCATGTTTGCAAACGATACGTTTGCCACCATTATAAGCCATAGATCGATCGCTGATGGAATGATAAATGCTGGATATTCAAGCGAAGTGAGAAAATACATGAGGAAGAATGCATACATTGAGTTGATAACAATTGATGCAAGGAAGAAGTTGATCGCAAGGGTTCTAGCCGGGATCGGAGAAGTAAAGAGAAAGTCGAAGTCCGATTTTTTGAATATCGCTGCCGATCCGATCATCAATATGAATGAGATGAAGGTTATTATACCAGCGAAAAAGGGAAATTCCGATCTGACTGGTCTGGCAAAATGAAAAGACAGCGCGAGCGTGAATACAGCTGAGATCAGGAATATTCCTATTATAATGATGAAGCCTGAGGTTACCCTTGTACGCAGTATGAGAGAAAACAGGCTCTTTCTCATATTCCCTCCATTATCCTGGATATCACACTCTCCACGGTCATCTCCTCGTCTCTGCTTATATTCTTTAGATCCTCAATGCTTCCTGACCATACGAGCTTGCCATTATTTATTATTATCACGTATTTCGTGAATCTCTCTGCAATAGACATTATGTGGGTAGAAACGAGGAAAGTTGCGTTCATTCCGTTGAAATATTTGATGATTCTTTCCTGCGTCGGAATGTCCAGATAGTTCAGCGGTTCATCCAGCAGCATAATCTGTGGGTCATGAATTATTGCAAGTGCTATTGATAGCTTCTGCCTGTTGCCTCTTGAGAGTGTACCGACTCTGCTGTTCCTGTATTGATTGAGATCCATCATATTTAGCAAAAACTCAACCTTATCCTCAAGATCCTGCGTATTTCTCAATGCTCCTATGTACTCCAAGTTTTCC from Thermoplasma sp. Kam2015 includes the following:
- a CDS encoding ABC transporter ATP-binding protein; the encoded protein is MRCIEFQDVRKNFGSKKALDGLSFQIECQERVALIGPNGAGKSTTLKILAGLIKPDSGYVKVGNYDPDSIEAKRIIGYLPEDASPYLTLSVRENLEYIGALRNTQDLEDKVEFLLNMMDLNQYRNSRVGTLSRGNRQKLSIALAIIHDPQIMLLDEPLNYLDIPTQERIIKYFNGMNATFLVSTHIMSIAERFTKYVIIINNGKLVWSGSIEDLKNISRDEEMTVESVISRIMEGI